GTGCGGATAGCTGTTGACAACGCGCACAGGCAGCCCCAACATTTCGAAGCGTTCCTGTGCCAGGCCGATTGCTTCCTTGGCTGGTGTATCCGGGTAATGCCCGCGGACCACATCCACGATGATGTCGCGGATGCGCGCGGTGGGGTTTAAGGAATTCATGGCGCGTTGTGGCAGCAGGGCCACTAGCTTACCATGCCAATCTTTCGGGATCTTTTTGGGGTCCGTCAGGTTAACCGTCGTCCCATCAATGATCATCTCGCCGCTTTTAATATTGAGGTTGCGGTCAGGCGTCAGCGATATGACCGATGCAAATGTCGATTTACCACAGCCGGATTCACCCACGATACCCAGCACTTCACCCTCATTGACTGTCAGTGAGACGTGATCCACTGCCCGGACTGCGGCGCCTGAACCTGTGATGTAATGAGCTTGAACGTTATTTACGATCATTTTTGTGCCTTTAACCATAATTTCTTATCTATAATTTTGTGTCTTCAACCAAGCTGATCGTATTTAATTTTGTCTCAAGCGCGGGTTAAAGATGTCGTCAACGCTCGATTGCAACATGAAGAGCGAAAAAGCAATCAACGTCAGGAACAGCGTCGGCGGGATGAATGCCCACCACGCGCCCGTGCGGACGGATTCCCATAGCAAGGCCCACTGCAGCATAATACCCAGCGAGATACCTCGGTCGATACCCAGGCCCAGCATGCTCAGGGCTGCTTCTTGCAAAATGCCGGAGTTGAGCTGGAGTACAAAGGCCATCACGATATAAGAGAGCATATAAGGGATGATCTCCCATAAGATGAGGGGCAGCGTCCGCGTACCGGAAAGCCGCGCAACATCCACATGCTCACGGGTTCGCAGGCTGCTCGTCTGCGCGCGTACAGCACGAGCTGTCCACGGCCACGATGTCACCCCGATGATGAAGCCCATGACCCAAATAGATCGATGGCTGAATGCAATCGAGAGCAAAATCAGGATCACAATCGAAGGAATTGTGATGACGACATTGGTAAAGGCCATCAGCAGTTCTTCAACAATACCGCCTACATAACCTGCAACCGTCCCAATCAGCACGCCAATCAAGGTTGCAATGGTGCCCGCAATCAGGCCAACGGTGAGCGAGGTCTTGGTACCATGCATCAACTGTGTGAAGATGTCTCGGCCAAAGTTATCTGTACCCAACAATGCCGTTTGTGAAGGCGGATCATAGAGCAACCCCACAATTTTGAGTGGATCTGGCCGGTTGAGGATAATCGGCCCAAAAACGCCGAACCCGATGAGGAATAACAACAGAATCAAACCGAATATAAAACGTGGCGTCAGGTTAAAATTATCCCTGAATGACCGCCACATCCCGGTTGGTGGTACGCCAGGTGTAGAAGCGGCGACGGCTTGTTCTTTGGACTTGGATAGAGTAGCCATGATTTCTCCTTAACGTCACCCTTTTAACGATCACCCGTCGCTTTAGCCCGGATTCGTGGATCAATAAACCCATAGGCGATATCGACCAGGAAGTTTGCGACCAATACAGCGATCATAATCAGCAAGGTAATGCCCTGTACAACCGGGTAGTCACTTTGCCGGATTGACGAAAATAACAGGCTGCCAATCCCCGGATACCCAAACACAATTTCCGTAATCAGCGCGCCACTGACGAGAGAGCCAATCGAAAGCGCCAGCCCTGTGATCTGCGGCAGCATCGCATTGCGGAAGATATAACCAATCACGCGGTTATCATCGACGCCCAGGCTGCGCGAGAAGCGCACGTAATCGGCGTCAAGCTCATAAATAGACATGGCCCGCATACCGATAGCTTGCCCACCGATGAAGACGATGACCAACGATAAGAAGGGCAGCCAGTAGTGCTCCAGGGCGCTGCTAATAAACGACCAGCTTAAGTTGGGGGACATTGAATAGCTGTAGCCGCCACCTGCGGGGAAGATTTGCCAGTGAACAGCAAAAACATACAGCAAGATAATCGACAAACAATAGTACGGCATACTGGAAACAAACAGGAAGGAGGGGAACAGCGCCCGGTCGAACCAGCCCTTCTTATAAGCGGTTAGTGCGCCTAATAGGTTCCCTACAATCCAACCAATCAAAATAGCTGGTAGCTGCAGCAGGACTGTCCAGGGTAAGGCCTCCCCAATTAAGCTCTGGACACGTCGCGGCGATAGCGCAAACGATACGCCAAGATCACCGTGCGCCAGGCGATTCAGATAAATGAGGAATTGTTCGCCAAAGGGTTTATCCAGGCCAAATTCTTCAATATAGGAGGCATAGATTTTTTGGAGTGATTCGCCACTGATGCCGCCCCCAGCCCCCATCTGGCCGACGATGACATCGACCGGGTTCCCTGGGATCAGCCGCGGCAGCAGGAAGTTGAGGATGAGCGCAACGAAAAACGCAATTAAAAACCAGAAGAACTTGTTTAATAGATACCTTTGAAATTTAGTAGTCATAATAAACCTTTTAAGGATGAGTCACCTATCCTAAAAATAGATCACTCACTTCTTTATCTACGACGATACACCAATGTGATGCAAATCACCAAATGAGTGGGCCCGTATGGGCCCACTCTGGTGACGAGGTTGCTTATCGTCAGGCTTATTGGCCGACGGGTGTGATGCCGTACAGCATCTGGAAGCCGGAGCCTTCTGGCAGCGGTGATGCATACGGATTATCAGCAGTCGGGAAGCCAGTCCAATGCGTTTCGTTGAATTCGTAGAATTCGAACGGACGGTACATTAGCGGGATGAGCGGGATATTCTGACGATAGATGGAATCTAACTGCGAGAACAGTTCTGCTTTTTCAGCCGGATCTGTTGAAGCTGCGGCTGCGTCGAGCAGGTCCGGGACTTCCGCATTGCTGAAGCGTGACCAGTTCCAGAAGGCTGTTTCGCCAAAATCAGGAACGCCACGGTCATCTAGTGCATCGCGGAAGCGACCCCATGGTGCTGCCGGGCTTGAGCCACCCTGGTCCAGGGACCAGATGAGCAGATCGAAGTCGCCATTGTTACGGCGGCTGATGATCACCGGTTGTTCAGGATATTCGGTCGTAACATCAATGCCGATTTCCTGCGCACTTTGGGCGACCAGTTCAATCGCTGCGACCCAGTCCGTCCAACCGAATGTTGCCATTGCGGTGTAGGGGCCAAGCCTCGTGCCATCAGGCAGCACGTAGATGCCATCACTGCCCATGGTTGCGCCAGCGTCTTCTTCCAGGATGCGGCGAGCTTCGTCTGGGTTATATTCCCAGCCTTCTGCCTCAACTGCTTCTGCGTCGAAGTACTGTTCTTCACCACCACTGGGGATAATCAGGCTGGCCTGTGCCGGGATGGAGTAGTTAGACATGGCTGTTGCAGCAATCAGCGGATAGTTGATTGCATGGGCCAGTGCACGACGGACATCCACATTATCCAGACCAGGCACGGTCGCGTTGATGTGCAGGAATGGAATGGTCCCTGGCAGATAGTATGGTTCTTCATTCAGCCAGGTGTGGACCGGAGCGCCGCTTTCTGCCATACGCCAGATCTGCGGGATAAATGTCTGCGAAACATCGACTTCACCACGTTGGAAGGCCAGGTTGGCTTCGTCGTTGCTGTTGAAGATCGGGTGCAGCAGGTAGGTCGGTGCTGGGGTGCCATAGACATCCATACCCCAATAATTATCGTCGCGTTCCATCACAACGCGCTCAATGCCGAAGTCCATGACCGTATATGGGCCGGAGCCGACAGGTACATCTTCTTCGACGCTGGAAAGCGGGGTATCGCCAGCAGCACGTTCTGCCCAGATATGTTCTGGCAGAATGCGGATGCGGGTGAGGAAGTTCTCAAAGAAGCCGATATTCAGTTGATCAGGGTTCAGATCAAATTGAATGGTGCGGTCATCCAGAGCGGTCACGCCGGTGATGTAGTCGAAAAGTGAACTGTAGGAGAGATCATCATGATCTCTGGCGAGTTCATAGCTGAAGACCACATCTTCGCTGTCGAGGACTTCGCCATCCTGGAAGTGCGTGCCATCTTGCAGCGTTACAACAGCGGTCGTTTCATCTGTATATTCCAGGCTAGCGCCCAGCACAGGGTCGAGACCACCATTCAGCAAGTTAAAAGCGAACAGGTTTTCATAAACGAGTTGATGACGACCGCCAGCAGGCCATGTAACATTGCTGGCGAGAGGATTAAATGTGCTCGGTGGCCCCCATTGGAAGCCTGCAATAACGAGGGTTTCTTCGCGAGGAAGTTCACTTTGTGCCATTGCGGGGGCGATGCCGAGGGCGACAACCAGGAGTGCCACCACAGAGATGAGCCAAAAACGACGTAAAGCATTCATATTCAAAAACTCCTATAGATGTAAATAATTTTCGTATGGAAGTTGAATCCCTTTGTGGCCACGAAAAAATACTATTATGGGGATTTCGATGGTGCAGCCAGCAAATAGACTTCCGACTTAATGTATCTATAAAAGCAATTTATGTTTCTTCGATATGCCTTCCTTTCGTATTTCATTCATAGTTTAAACGAGATCACCAGAGGCCTATATAGAGAAACGGCTCTCTTCACGGTGCCAGTTATCACTTTCGTAACGAACAAGCCCGCTCACGGCCCCTATCTGCATGACGTGGGGGCACAATCCTATTTGTTCGTAGGCTGTTACAGTATGCGTCATGAATGTCATGTTCGCGTGTGGAACAAGGATATTCTTAAACAACCGTCTTATGTTGAACGTAATCAGGACGATAAAATCGTTAAGATCAGGCGCAAAATTGAATATCGCAATGCCGGGAGAGACATCACATGGGGGAATTAAGCGAATGAAAGCGTCTTTAATCACAACAAAACTAACTTCGGTTACGTGCGAACAAAGCGAACATGTTCGGAAACACTATTTTTCATTACTCCCAATAGTATGTTGAACAGCGTATGCTGTCAAGCAATTGGGTGAACGTTCATTGTGCAACCTGTACTATCTAATGATCGCCTCCCATAAGTGAGAAATAATATTTGCTATGAGTTTGTGGCTGCGATGCGTGTATAGAGTGCTCTTGCTATACGTAAACTGAGTCTATTTTTCTAAAATCGGACTAGGAATTAGGCCTGCTGGAGAAAGTGATATTTGCCGGGCAGCAAAGGAGAAGGACGCGCAGGTATCGAACAAACTCATTATACCGTGAGTTCGTTTTGCTTCCAACTATTATCTTGTGGTCAAAGTGTTCTTAAAACCGCCTATAATAGACAAGGATATAAAAGGATAGGCTATGACGCTGATCGTTGGAGAAGTAGTTGACCAATACAAGGTCGTCGATTTTATCGGTGCTGGCGCAATCGCTGAGGTTTACCGTGTGCATAATGCCCAAGGTGAGCAGGTCGCGCTCAAGATTCTCAATCCTTCGACTGAAGATGCTACTGTTCTGGCGCGTTTTCAGCGTGAGGCCGACGTGCTCAAGCAACTTGATCACCCCCACATCATCAAAATATACGATCAAGGTGTTTATGAAGATCGACAGTATATTGTCATGCAGCTTGCGGAAGGCGGCTGCATGGAAAATACAAGGCAAGCCCTGTCTATGTCGGACGTCGGACGGATAATCACAGAGGTTGCTTTAGCGCTGGATTATGCGCATACGCGCGATATTCTTCATCGCGATATTAAATTAGAGAACATCCTGTTTG
The Phototrophicus methaneseepsis DNA segment above includes these coding regions:
- a CDS encoding ABC transporter permease, translating into MTTKFQRYLLNKFFWFLIAFFVALILNFLLPRLIPGNPVDVIVGQMGAGGGISGESLQKIYASYIEEFGLDKPFGEQFLIYLNRLAHGDLGVSFALSPRRVQSLIGEALPWTVLLQLPAILIGWIVGNLLGALTAYKKGWFDRALFPSFLFVSSMPYYCLSIILLYVFAVHWQIFPAGGGYSYSMSPNLSWSFISSALEHYWLPFLSLVIVFIGGQAIGMRAMSIYELDADYVRFSRSLGVDDNRVIGYIFRNAMLPQITGLALSIGSLVSGALITEIVFGYPGIGSLLFSSIRQSDYPVVQGITLLIMIAVLVANFLVDIAYGFIDPRIRAKATGDR
- a CDS encoding ABC transporter permease; protein product: MATLSKSKEQAVAASTPGVPPTGMWRSFRDNFNLTPRFIFGLILLLFLIGFGVFGPIILNRPDPLKIVGLLYDPPSQTALLGTDNFGRDIFTQLMHGTKTSLTVGLIAGTIATLIGVLIGTVAGYVGGIVEELLMAFTNVVITIPSIVILILLSIAFSHRSIWVMGFIIGVTSWPWTARAVRAQTSSLRTREHVDVARLSGTRTLPLILWEIIPYMLSYIVMAFVLQLNSGILQEAALSMLGLGIDRGISLGIMLQWALLWESVRTGAWWAFIPPTLFLTLIAFSLFMLQSSVDDIFNPRLRQN
- a CDS encoding ABC transporter substrate-binding protein, whose product is MNALRRFWLISVVALLVVALGIAPAMAQSELPREETLVIAGFQWGPPSTFNPLASNVTWPAGGRHQLVYENLFAFNLLNGGLDPVLGASLEYTDETTAVVTLQDGTHFQDGEVLDSEDVVFSYELARDHDDLSYSSLFDYITGVTALDDRTIQFDLNPDQLNIGFFENFLTRIRILPEHIWAERAAGDTPLSSVEEDVPVGSGPYTVMDFGIERVVMERDDNYWGMDVYGTPAPTYLLHPIFNSNDEANLAFQRGEVDVSQTFIPQIWRMAESGAPVHTWLNEEPYYLPGTIPFLHINATVPGLDNVDVRRALAHAINYPLIAATAMSNYSIPAQASLIIPSGGEEQYFDAEAVEAEGWEYNPDEARRILEEDAGATMGSDGIYVLPDGTRLGPYTAMATFGWTDWVAAIELVAQSAQEIGIDVTTEYPEQPVIISRRNNGDFDLLIWSLDQGGSSPAAPWGRFRDALDDRGVPDFGETAFWNWSRFSNAEVPDLLDAAAASTDPAEKAELFSQLDSIYRQNIPLIPLMYRPFEFYEFNETHWTGFPTADNPYASPLPEGSGFQMLYGITPVGQ